One window from the genome of Fusobacteriaceae bacterium encodes:
- the hflX gene encoding GTPase HflX — protein MIKGNTGGIRETVLSALESIHTIKLEKDVFISEEILVPMAEISARINREISVSIDRKGNVAEISIGDDRTAGLPAVTAAEGKLSGIRVFHTHPGGDSRLSDVDISALVKLRLDAMCAIGVAGDGRITDISAGFCALGEEGVSYRLTRPFSPDQATRVDYLRIIGEIEAAGVRESGVATESDKERAVLVGLENEALLKELAELAEACGIEAVGTFLQKKAKPDNVTFLGSGKVRELSLFRQVRKADLVIFDDELSGIQAKNLEEILGCRVMDRTVLILEIFAKRAVSREGKIQVELARLKYSAAKLTGQGAGMSRAGFGIRGGSGETKLETDRRRIRDRILVLKKELAELERARAVRRERRELSGIPRIALVGYTNAGKSTLRNLLVREYPVRAGAKNEAVFAEDMLFATLDVTTRSIQLPSRKVLSFTDTVGFIRKLPHDLVEAFKSTLDEVLYADVIVHVADGASEDIPAEIRAVESVLGELGAADKPTLLALNKKDRLTPEKTTEITELFPGYRSVLLSAKFNEGIPAFLEAVEALIPEKTWIERYRIPYSDTASVAWLHRNALVEEERYEAECVLLRCVVGPGVSGKMEKYRV, from the coding sequence GGGAAACGTCGCGGAAATTTCCATAGGCGACGACAGGACGGCGGGCCTGCCGGCGGTGACGGCGGCCGAAGGGAAGCTCTCGGGGATCCGCGTCTTCCACACGCACCCGGGCGGCGATTCCAGGCTCTCCGACGTGGATATTTCAGCCCTGGTAAAATTGCGCCTTGACGCCATGTGCGCGATCGGGGTCGCCGGCGACGGGCGGATTACGGATATTTCCGCGGGCTTTTGCGCCCTCGGGGAGGAAGGGGTCTCCTACCGGCTGACCCGGCCCTTTTCGCCGGATCAGGCGACGCGCGTCGATTATCTTCGGATCATCGGGGAGATCGAAGCGGCGGGCGTCAGGGAAAGCGGCGTCGCCACCGAAAGCGATAAAGAGCGGGCCGTCCTCGTGGGGCTCGAAAATGAGGCCCTCCTGAAGGAACTGGCCGAACTGGCCGAAGCCTGCGGCATCGAAGCCGTCGGGACCTTTCTCCAGAAAAAGGCGAAGCCCGACAACGTCACGTTTTTGGGAAGCGGAAAAGTAAGGGAGCTCTCGCTGTTCCGCCAGGTACGAAAAGCGGACCTCGTGATCTTTGACGACGAGCTCTCGGGAATCCAGGCCAAAAATCTTGAGGAAATCCTGGGTTGCCGCGTCATGGACCGAACGGTTTTGATCCTGGAGATCTTCGCCAAACGGGCGGTCTCCCGGGAAGGAAAGATCCAGGTGGAACTGGCCCGGCTCAAATACAGCGCGGCAAAACTCACGGGCCAGGGCGCGGGCATGTCCCGGGCGGGCTTCGGGATCCGGGGAGGTTCGGGGGAGACAAAGCTCGAAACGGACAGGAGGCGGATCCGGGACCGGATCCTCGTCCTCAAGAAAGAATTGGCGGAATTGGAGAGGGCCCGGGCCGTCCGCAGGGAAAGAAGGGAACTGTCGGGCATTCCGAGAATCGCCCTCGTGGGCTATACCAACGCCGGCAAATCCACGCTGCGCAACCTTCTCGTCAGGGAATACCCGGTCAGGGCCGGCGCGAAAAACGAGGCGGTCTTCGCCGAAGACATGCTCTTCGCGACTCTTGACGTCACGACCCGCTCCATACAGCTCCCTTCGAGAAAAGTCCTCTCCTTTACGGATACGGTGGGCTTCATCCGGAAGCTGCCCCACGACCTCGTGGAGGCCTTCAAGTCCACGCTGGACGAGGTCCTTTACGCCGACGTCATCGTCCATGTGGCGGACGGGGCGAGCGAAGACATTCCCGCCGAAATCCGGGCCGTGGAAAGCGTTCTCGGAGAGTTGGGAGCGGCGGACAAGCCCACGCTTCTGGCCCTCAACAAAAAAGACCGGCTGACGCCGGAAAAAACGACTGAAATCACGGAGCTTTTTCCCGGATACCGGAGCGTTCTTCTGAGCGCGAAATTTAACGAAGGCATCCCCGCTTTTCTGGAGGCCGTAGAGGCCCTGATTCCCGAAAAGACCTGGATCGAGCGCTACCGGATCCCCTACAGCGATACGGCAAGCGTGGCCTGGCTGCACCGGAACGCCCTCGTCGAGGAAGAGCGCTATGAGGCGGAATGCGTCTTGCTCCGCTGCGTCGTGGGGCCCGGCGTATCGGGGAAAATGGAGAAATATCGCGTATAA
- a CDS encoding RNA-binding transcriptional accessory protein, whose amino-acid sequence MEKDDAVADDSRIASNLSKFTEKGAKPMTIPAKLAKEFTLPLPLTEAVIALIEEGNTIPFIARYRKEATGGMDDVTLRAFDERLSYLKGLEARKEEVIRLIDEQGKLTEALRAEIESAEILQRVEDLYKPFKKKRATRASKAKDAGLEPLAALMLEQKLTTGDPLESAAPYVQAESPYDTPEAALGGACDIIAEQIADDPELTGTLRDMTRKQGIISSEAVNPDEKSVYEMYYNFTEPAAKILNHRILAINRGEKEEKLKVRLVVEQDKLTNCVERRIIKRPSIFTELLKTTVADSYKRLMAPSLERDIRNELTERAEKDAIEVFAKNTENLLNTPPVKGARVIAIDPGYRTGCKVAVLSETGKLLDYTTIYPTAPRNDVAGTERTLQKLAEKYEINVVVIGNGTASRETEEVVAGWIKKSGLSVKSTIVNEAGASVYSASKLASAEYPDLDVTTRGAMSLGRRLQDPLAELVKIPPKSIGVGQYQHDINQSALEKSLTGVVENVVNRVGVDLNTASASLLGYVSGINAAVAGNIVSYREENGSFTDRKQLKKVPKLGDKAFKQCAGFLRIRDAKNPLDGTAVHPESYGAAAEILKRAGVSGKELTTGGVADIEKRVGDQKKLAEELGVGLPTLRDILAEIKKPGRDPRDDAPPVIFNRAVRAMEDLAVGMQLTGTVRNVVDFGAFVDIGVKQDGLVHISRMSERFIRHPSEAVAVGDTVTVWVTAVDKEKGKIGLSMVKGKV is encoded by the coding sequence ATGGAAAAGGACGACGCGGTCGCGGACGACAGCCGGATCGCGTCAAACCTCAGTAAATTCACCGAAAAAGGAGCAAAACCCATGACCATCCCCGCGAAATTAGCCAAAGAATTCACCCTGCCCCTCCCTCTGACTGAAGCCGTCATCGCCCTGATCGAAGAGGGCAACACGATCCCTTTCATCGCCCGTTACCGTAAAGAGGCGACCGGCGGCATGGACGACGTGACGCTCCGAGCCTTTGACGAAAGGCTTTCGTATCTGAAAGGCCTCGAAGCCCGCAAAGAAGAAGTGATCCGTCTCATCGACGAACAGGGCAAGCTGACGGAAGCGCTCCGGGCCGAGATCGAAAGCGCGGAAATCCTCCAGCGCGTCGAGGATCTGTACAAGCCCTTCAAAAAGAAGCGGGCCACCAGGGCCTCCAAGGCAAAGGACGCGGGTCTCGAGCCTCTGGCCGCCCTGATGTTGGAGCAAAAGCTGACTACGGGAGATCCGCTGGAATCGGCCGCCCCCTATGTCCAGGCCGAAAGCCCTTACGATACGCCGGAAGCGGCTCTGGGCGGGGCCTGTGACATCATCGCCGAGCAGATCGCCGACGATCCCGAACTCACGGGAACGCTCCGGGACATGACGCGAAAGCAGGGGATCATTTCCTCGGAGGCCGTCAACCCCGATGAGAAGAGCGTCTATGAGATGTATTACAATTTTACGGAGCCAGCGGCAAAAATCCTCAACCATCGGATTCTGGCAATCAACCGCGGCGAGAAGGAAGAAAAACTTAAGGTCAGACTGGTCGTGGAGCAGGATAAGCTGACGAACTGCGTGGAACGCCGGATCATCAAAAGGCCTTCCATATTTACGGAGCTTCTTAAAACAACCGTTGCCGACAGCTACAAGCGCCTCATGGCCCCCTCCCTCGAACGGGACATCCGCAACGAGCTCACGGAGCGGGCGGAAAAAGACGCCATCGAGGTTTTCGCGAAAAATACGGAAAACCTCCTCAATACGCCGCCTGTCAAGGGGGCCAGAGTCATCGCCATAGACCCCGGCTACCGCACGGGCTGCAAGGTGGCGGTCCTTTCGGAGACCGGAAAACTTCTCGATTATACGACCATTTATCCCACCGCGCCCAGAAACGACGTGGCAGGAACGGAGCGGACGCTTCAAAAATTGGCGGAAAAATATGAAATCAACGTCGTTGTCATCGGAAACGGCACGGCCTCCCGGGAAACGGAGGAGGTGGTCGCGGGCTGGATCAAGAAAAGCGGCCTTTCCGTCAAGAGCACGATTGTCAACGAAGCGGGGGCCTCGGTCTATTCCGCCTCAAAACTGGCCTCGGCCGAATATCCGGACCTGGACGTCACGACCCGGGGCGCCATGAGCCTCGGGCGGCGTTTGCAGGACCCGCTGGCGGAGCTTGTCAAAATTCCTCCCAAGAGCATCGGCGTGGGGCAATACCAGCACGACATCAATCAATCGGCTCTCGAAAAATCCCTTACCGGCGTCGTGGAAAACGTCGTGAATCGCGTGGGGGTCGATCTCAATACGGCAAGCGCCAGCCTCTTGGGCTATGTATCGGGCATAAACGCCGCGGTTGCGGGAAATATCGTCTCTTACCGGGAGGAGAACGGGAGCTTTACCGACAGAAAACAACTGAAAAAAGTCCCCAAATTGGGGGACAAGGCCTTCAAACAGTGCGCGGGCTTTCTCCGGATCCGGGACGCGAAAAATCCTCTGGACGGGACGGCGGTCCACCCCGAAAGTTACGGGGCGGCCGCGGAAATTCTCAAAAGAGCGGGCGTTTCCGGGAAGGAGCTCACGACCGGGGGCGTGGCCGACATCGAAAAGCGGGTAGGCGACCAGAAGAAACTGGCGGAGGAGCTGGGCGTGGGTCTCCCGACGCTCCGGGATATTCTCGCGGAAATCAAAAAACCCGGCCGGGATCCCCGGGATGACGCGCCTCCTGTGATCTTCAACCGGGCGGTTCGGGCCATGGAGGATCTGGCCGTCGGCATGCAGCTGACTGGAACGGTCAGAAACGTCGTCGATTTTGGGGCCTTTGTGGATATCGGCGTCAAGCAGGACGGCCTTGTCCACATTTCGCGGATGAGCGAGCGCTTTATCCGGCATCCCTCGGAAGCGGTGGCGGTCGGCGACACCGTTACGGTCTGGGTTACGGCCGTCGACAAGGAAAAAGGGAAAATCGGGCTCAGCATGGTAAAAGGGAAGGTCTGA
- a CDS encoding ATP-binding protein, with product MYRKALEEMARWKDSSRRKPLVLKGARQVGKTWLMKEFSKRYYKDSIYVSFDKDADAAGIFNDTKNPKRILERLSLIRGKTILPGKTLVILDEIQECPNALGSLKYFNEEANEYHVITAGSLLGTYLAKPVSYPVGKVNLLDVYPLTFEEYLAAVDKGMYQYFTSVKSGKDYVSAFHERMTEHYKKYLIIGGMPECVQSWATKAAPEEISVIQGEIVSLYEDDFTKHSGKINSGRILQVFRSIVPQLAKRNNEKFMYAAISKSARAKDFEDAIEWLVSSGIVYRILNVSKNEYPLKTYEILNYFKLFLLDVGLIKHMAGLTNKSILLSEAFEFKGQLAENYVLEQLLPLLDYPPYFYAYAQDREIDFIFQRDENVIPVEVKSSENKNAVSFKNYIGKYKLEAAVRFSTNGYMKNGGITNIPLYFVGKVLELTQEG from the coding sequence ATGTACAGAAAGGCTTTGGAAGAAATGGCACGCTGGAAAGACAGTTCACGAAGAAAACCTCTCGTATTGAAAGGCGCGAGACAGGTCGGTAAAACCTGGTTGATGAAGGAGTTTTCGAAACGGTACTATAAGGACAGCATCTATGTCAGTTTCGATAAAGACGCCGACGCGGCCGGGATCTTTAACGACACCAAGAATCCGAAGCGGATTCTTGAACGGCTGAGTCTCATTCGGGGAAAAACCATTCTACCCGGAAAGACCCTTGTCATTTTGGACGAAATACAGGAATGTCCCAACGCCCTCGGCAGTCTGAAATATTTCAACGAAGAGGCAAACGAATACCACGTCATAACCGCCGGAAGCTTGCTGGGAACGTATCTCGCAAAGCCCGTGTCCTATCCCGTTGGGAAAGTCAATCTGCTGGACGTCTATCCCTTGACTTTTGAAGAATATCTGGCGGCCGTCGACAAGGGGATGTACCAATATTTTACTTCGGTCAAATCAGGAAAAGATTATGTTTCCGCCTTTCACGAACGAATGACGGAGCACTATAAAAAATACCTGATCATCGGCGGAATGCCTGAGTGCGTCCAATCCTGGGCAACGAAGGCCGCCCCCGAAGAAATAAGCGTCATTCAAGGGGAGATTGTCTCCCTTTACGAGGACGATTTCACCAAGCACAGCGGCAAAATTAACAGCGGTCGTATCCTGCAGGTGTTCAGAAGCATTGTACCCCAGCTCGCCAAAAGAAACAATGAGAAGTTTATGTACGCCGCAATCAGTAAAAGCGCGAGGGCAAAGGATTTTGAGGACGCCATCGAGTGGCTTGTCTCAAGCGGAATCGTTTATCGTATCCTCAATGTATCAAAAAACGAATATCCGCTGAAAACCTATGAAATACTGAATTACTTCAAGCTTTTCCTGCTGGATGTCGGTTTGATCAAGCATATGGCCGGGCTCACCAATAAATCCATCTTGCTGTCGGAAGCCTTTGAGTTCAAAGGGCAATTGGCCGAAAACTATGTGTTGGAACAGCTTTTGCCTCTTTTGGACTACCCGCCTTACTTTTACGCCTACGCGCAAGACAGGGAGATTGATTTTATTTTTCAGCGGGACGAAAACGTGATTCCCGTTGAGGTTAAATCCAGTGAAAACAAAAATGCCGTCAGCTTCAAGAATTATATCGGGAAATACAAACTGGAAGCGGCTGTCCGCTTCAGCACAAACGGATATATGAAAAATGGCGGGATTACGAATATTCCTTTGTATTTCGTCGGGAAGGTTCTGGAGTTGACCCAGGAAGGATAG